Proteins from a genomic interval of Granulicella sp. L56:
- a CDS encoding asparagine synthase-related protein — MHQYIERVVDLTEPEANQIYNLTTEEARQLLLDSPADAMREIAGSFALLARLGKTVKMARSLDRPMRYFLAKRQEGPVLIVAARIDAIYNWLKSEGLHEQFHPSYTRMVPAHHVVEIQLVGCPDPDPVYTRFFSPKLGTLPPDLDQIGKQYIAALAEEISQWLSRVPKEEPIGVCFSGGIDSGSVFVTTYHVMKKLGLNLSRLKAFVLDLGNGPDVQQARSFLDAVGLGLFLEPIEVDASTLDAQETIRIVEDYKPLDIESATMSLALCRALRERYSEWRYLLDGDGGDENLKDYPIEENPELTIRSVINNQMLYQEGWGVGKIKHSLTYSGGLSRSYTRTYAPAHHYGFNGFSPFTRPNVVAVAEAIPFIKLTDYSVEKLYELKGEIVSRGVAALTGLQMPAFPKRRFQHGALPEDALRRRLPFREAEYRKQFLSIYL, encoded by the coding sequence GTGCATCAATACATTGAAAGAGTCGTCGATCTGACGGAACCGGAAGCCAACCAGATATACAATCTGACGACCGAAGAAGCGAGACAGTTGCTGCTGGATAGCCCGGCCGATGCAATGCGCGAAATTGCCGGGTCCTTTGCCTTGCTCGCAAGATTGGGAAAGACCGTGAAGATGGCCAGGTCTCTCGACCGGCCGATGCGATATTTCCTTGCAAAGCGCCAGGAGGGGCCAGTTTTGATCGTTGCCGCCCGCATCGATGCTATTTACAACTGGCTCAAAAGTGAAGGACTTCATGAGCAATTTCACCCAAGCTATACCAGAATGGTGCCGGCCCACCATGTAGTCGAGATACAACTGGTAGGTTGTCCCGATCCGGATCCGGTATATACACGCTTCTTCTCTCCAAAGCTTGGTACGCTTCCTCCTGATCTCGATCAAATCGGAAAACAATACATTGCGGCCCTGGCGGAAGAGATATCCCAGTGGCTTAGTCGCGTTCCTAAGGAAGAGCCAATCGGCGTTTGTTTTTCTGGCGGGATCGACAGCGGTAGCGTCTTCGTTACTACTTATCACGTAATGAAAAAGCTCGGCCTGAATTTGAGTCGGTTGAAAGCTTTTGTGCTTGACCTGGGCAATGGCCCCGACGTGCAACAGGCGCGCTCTTTCCTTGACGCTGTCGGTCTTGGCCTCTTTCTCGAGCCAATCGAGGTAGACGCCTCCACTCTTGACGCTCAGGAGACTATCCGTATTGTCGAAGATTACAAGCCTCTCGACATTGAGTCGGCTACCATGTCTCTCGCGCTGTGCAGGGCGCTCCGCGAGCGATATTCTGAGTGGCGTTATCTGCTTGACGGGGACGGCGGAGATGAGAATTTGAAAGACTACCCCATCGAAGAGAATCCCGAACTTACTATTCGCAGCGTCATTAATAATCAAATGCTCTACCAGGAAGGGTGGGGAGTAGGAAAGATCAAGCATTCGCTGACTTACAGCGGAGGGTTAAGCCGCTCGTATACCCGCACCTATGCTCCGGCTCATCACTATGGGTTCAACGGCTTCAGTCCTTTTACCAGACCGAATGTCGTCGCTGTAGCAGAGGCAATTCCCTTCATTAAATTGACAGACTACAGCGTTGAAAAGCTCTATGAACTGAAGGGGGAGATTGTATCCCGAGGAGTAGCGGCGCTCACTGGCTTGCAGATGCCTGCATTTCCCAAACGCCGATTCCAACACGGCGCGCTGCCTGAAGATGCTTTACGCAGAAGACTGCCATTTCGTGAAGCCGAATATAGAAAACAATTCCTGTCGATCTATCTGTGA
- a CDS encoding FG-GAP-like repeat-containing protein, with protein MGQQFTEKALQKFDEAHKTDPASAIPMLNQGIALLYLRKLPEAEAVLKQATVVDPRNVRVWYSLGLTHLAESKSELAVEDFKQAIKLNPAEADSHYYLGSLYRSLKDYDHAIQEFEEALRLNPLHASAQFGLASALQRSGKIAEAREHLKRFQVITQTKVGTPLAVTYSEQGDYATVQNMRVAEQPVGPMIPVSFVEAARASTSSSAPASGNQQGGGACILDVEGTNQKDLVVMGDGDSAIRVYKNLNGALEEIPAQVTGLIANGHAIACAVGDYDNDGHPDLAVALSDRIILFHNLGNGKFADTTKAVGIQQLNHPAGLTFVDFDHDGDVDLLITGSPLSSGSGPNVLWRNNGNSTFTEWTAPVGLTGERHTTGVTISDLNNDRAIDLIITGDGSSPTIFENKREGPFKVVPLYKDSGIAPTRGVSVFDFNKDGWMDVALTHAGAPGVSLWRNVDGKSFERVPLPLADAKGAWGLTPIDIDNDGWIDLAAIVETARGAELRVWRNRGSQGFEDVSHAVGADHLKLHNPRSVIAADIDGDGAADLIVTQLDAPPIVLRNVGGNRNHSLRLTLAGLADNKTAIGTKVEIFSNGRSQKFEVAGAAGYLSQGATEIIAGLGQASQADVVRLLWPTGVPQDELDVTASKAVTLTELDRRGSSCPVLFAWDGSKYQFVSDVIGAGVIGHWVSPTSTNTADADEWIKVDGAQLKKRDGLFSLRFGEPMEEINFIDQLRLVAIDHPEGTDVYPDERFLDERPFASGKTVVASPATRLPVAAWDDQGYDVLPLLAKRDHNYVRGFTNLSYAGYANMHTLTLDVGAWTPQNPLRLFMSGYIEYFSASSMYAAWQAGLKPISPFVEAQMPDGSWKRIVEDMGFPAGLPRTIVVDLTGKLPAGARRIRITTNLQIYWDQIQVDNDPDEARSARQMELPLSTAHLEFRGYPQQVEGKTPGDLTYRYDHISATGPFQWQRGSYTKYGSVTPLLNKVDNQYVIFGSGEEIDAEFSAAPLPPLPAHWKRDYFFYANGFVKDMDFYEALPFTVAQMPFHQMTSYPYPANEHYPENPSSLKYHLDWNDRFESGKRTQLYQFNYVPTTSQPIVAQP; from the coding sequence ATGGGGCAGCAATTCACTGAAAAAGCGCTGCAAAAGTTTGATGAGGCGCACAAAACCGATCCAGCCTCAGCGATTCCGATGCTCAATCAGGGCATTGCCTTGCTCTACCTAAGGAAGCTGCCCGAGGCAGAAGCAGTATTGAAGCAGGCAACCGTCGTCGACCCCAGGAACGTGCGCGTCTGGTACAGCCTTGGACTCACGCATCTGGCGGAGAGCAAGTCTGAACTTGCCGTGGAGGATTTCAAGCAGGCGATCAAACTTAATCCCGCTGAAGCAGATAGCCACTACTACTTAGGCTCGCTCTATCGCAGTTTGAAAGATTACGATCATGCCATCCAGGAGTTTGAAGAAGCTCTCCGTCTGAATCCCCTGCACGCCTCGGCCCAGTTTGGATTGGCCAGCGCGCTACAGCGTTCAGGGAAGATTGCCGAAGCGCGAGAACATCTAAAGCGCTTTCAGGTCATCACGCAAACCAAAGTCGGCACACCGCTCGCAGTTACCTATAGCGAGCAGGGCGATTACGCCACGGTACAGAACATGCGGGTTGCCGAACAGCCTGTCGGTCCCATGATTCCCGTGAGCTTCGTCGAGGCTGCCAGAGCCAGCACTTCATCTTCCGCCCCCGCATCAGGCAATCAGCAGGGCGGCGGTGCCTGCATCCTTGATGTCGAAGGCACAAATCAAAAAGATCTGGTCGTCATGGGCGACGGAGACTCTGCCATTCGTGTCTACAAAAATCTGAATGGTGCACTGGAAGAGATTCCAGCGCAGGTAACGGGACTTATTGCCAACGGCCACGCAATAGCCTGTGCTGTAGGCGATTACGACAACGACGGGCATCCCGATCTGGCCGTAGCACTGAGCGATCGAATCATCCTCTTCCACAATTTAGGGAACGGCAAGTTCGCAGATACCACAAAGGCAGTAGGTATCCAGCAACTGAATCACCCGGCAGGTTTGACGTTTGTCGATTTCGATCATGATGGAGATGTAGACCTTTTAATTACAGGTTCTCCCCTCAGTTCGGGCTCAGGGCCAAATGTCCTTTGGCGCAATAATGGGAACTCCACGTTTACCGAGTGGACTGCACCTGTAGGACTAACGGGGGAAAGACATACCACGGGCGTTACGATTTCCGACCTGAACAATGATCGTGCGATTGACCTGATTATCACCGGCGATGGCAGTTCGCCAACGATCTTTGAAAATAAACGCGAAGGCCCTTTCAAGGTAGTGCCACTTTATAAAGACAGCGGCATTGCTCCTACACGCGGCGTCTCCGTCTTCGACTTCAACAAAGATGGATGGATGGATGTAGCGCTCACTCATGCAGGCGCTCCCGGTGTCAGCCTGTGGCGCAACGTGGACGGCAAAAGCTTTGAACGTGTGCCGTTGCCTCTTGCAGACGCCAAAGGGGCATGGGGACTCACTCCGATCGATATCGACAATGATGGATGGATCGACCTGGCTGCAATCGTAGAGACGGCCAGGGGGGCCGAACTGCGGGTCTGGCGCAATCGCGGCTCGCAGGGCTTTGAAGATGTAAGCCACGCGGTCGGTGCGGATCATCTCAAGCTGCACAATCCACGCTCCGTCATTGCTGCTGATATCGACGGCGATGGCGCGGCCGATCTAATCGTTACACAACTCGATGCGCCGCCAATTGTGCTGCGCAACGTAGGTGGAAACCGCAATCACTCCTTGCGGCTGACGCTTGCAGGCCTTGCCGATAACAAGACGGCAATTGGAACCAAGGTCGAAATCTTCTCCAATGGAAGATCGCAAAAATTTGAAGTCGCCGGCGCCGCTGGCTATCTAAGCCAGGGTGCGACCGAGATCATCGCCGGTCTCGGACAAGCGAGCCAGGCTGATGTTGTCCGCCTGTTGTGGCCCACTGGCGTTCCACAGGATGAGCTGGACGTTACGGCCAGCAAAGCTGTGACGCTTACCGAACTTGACCGGCGCGGAAGCTCTTGCCCGGTGCTCTTCGCGTGGGACGGCAGCAAGTACCAGTTCGTCTCCGACGTCATCGGCGCTGGAGTCATCGGCCATTGGGTCTCTCCCACTTCGACCAATACCGCCGATGCTGACGAATGGATCAAGGTCGATGGCGCACAGCTCAAAAAACGTGACGGCCTCTTCAGTCTTCGCTTTGGCGAACCGATGGAAGAGATCAACTTCATCGATCAACTGCGCCTCGTCGCTATCGACCATCCTGAAGGAACGGATGTCTATCCCGATGAGCGCTTCCTCGACGAGCGTCCCTTCGCCTCTGGTAAGACAGTCGTAGCGTCGCCAGCGACGCGCTTACCTGTTGCAGCATGGGACGACCAAGGCTACGATGTTCTGCCTCTACTCGCGAAGCGCGACCACAACTACGTTCGTGGCTTCACGAACCTGAGCTACGCGGGCTACGCGAACATGCATACGCTCACGCTCGACGTGGGCGCGTGGACGCCGCAGAATCCACTTCGCCTCTTCATGAGCGGCTACATCGAATATTTCAGTGCCAGCTCGATGTATGCCGCGTGGCAAGCGGGCTTGAAGCCCATCTCGCCGTTCGTCGAGGCGCAGATGCCGGATGGAAGCTGGAAGCGCATCGTAGAGGATATGGGCTTTCCGGCAGGACTTCCCAGAACCATCGTCGTAGACCTCACTGGAAAGCTTCCGGCAGGCGCACGCCGCATTCGCATCACCACCAACCTACAGATTTATTGGGATCAGATACAGGTCGATAATGACCCCGATGAAGCGAGAAGTGCGAGACAGATGGAGCTGCCTTTGTCGACAGCGCATCTTGAATTCCGAGGCTATCCGCAGCAGGTCGAGGGCAAGACTCCCGGCGATCTGACCTATCGCTACGACCACATCAGCGCGACCGGTCCTTTCCAGTGGCAGCGCGGAAGCTACACGAAGTATGGCAGTGTAACTCCGCTGCTCAACAAGGTGGACAACCAGTACGTCATCTTCGGCAGCGGCGAAGAGATTGATGCTGAGTTCAGTGCTGCTCCGCTGCCTCCGCTGCCTGCGCATTGGAAGCGCGACTACTTCTTCTATGCAAACGGCTTCGTCAAGGATATGGACTTCTATGAGGCGTTGCCGTTTACCGTGGCGCAGATGCCGTTCCATCAGATGACGTCTTATCCGTATCCGGCGAATGAGCATTACCCGGAGAATCCCAGCTCGCTGAAATATCACCTGGACTGGAACGACCGCTTTGAGTCGGGCAAGCGCACCCAGCTCTACCAGTTCAACTACGTGCCTACGACATCGCAGCCAATCGTTGCTCAACCGTGA
- a CDS encoding NAD(P)/FAD-dependent oxidoreductase, with product MHTLQGEQLNRTYDIAVVGSGFAGSLIAMIARRLGHSVVLLEKGTHPRFVIGESSTPLSNLILEDIAASYDLPQIRPLSKWGTWQEQYPKIGCGKKRGFTFYHHHPGHPDAPDPDHLRQLLVAASPHDHIADTHWFRSDFDEMLVHEAQNIGVDYFDRVKLDSFVDEDNAVTLGGIRDEQTLSFRANFVVDATGPRGFLHRALNLLESPLPNYPSTQALFSHFSNVKRLDDAPSYANSDSPPYPIDDAAVHHIFDGGWIWVLQFNNGVTSAGVAATDKAFSRLQLANREPAWKRLIESIPVLREQFANAKAERPFTHIERLSFLSETIHGKRWVLLPSAAGFIDPLLSTGFPLTLLGVSRLGNILKHDWDTPRFYTSLKNYGNKTKEEVLATSRLISGLYANMNNFPVFASLSMLYFAAAIFSETARRLKKPHLAPSFLLHDYPRFGPNCRNLLERSLHLETKQESDRLIEDILRAVEPIDVAGLCNRQRHNWYPADAEDLLRSAHKVEATHDEIMDLLRSCGFYP from the coding sequence TTGCACACACTGCAAGGGGAACAGTTGAACCGCACCTACGATATAGCAGTCGTGGGATCAGGCTTTGCAGGATCGCTCATTGCCATGATCGCCCGCAGATTAGGACATTCAGTCGTTCTATTAGAGAAGGGCACACACCCGCGTTTCGTCATTGGAGAGTCCTCAACTCCTCTATCGAACTTGATACTAGAAGATATTGCTGCGAGCTATGATCTTCCACAAATTAGGCCGCTCTCTAAGTGGGGCACCTGGCAGGAACAATATCCGAAGATTGGCTGCGGAAAGAAGCGTGGATTTACTTTCTATCACCACCATCCTGGACATCCTGATGCTCCCGATCCGGACCATCTAAGACAGCTTCTCGTAGCCGCTAGTCCTCATGATCATATTGCAGACACGCATTGGTTTCGTTCGGACTTCGATGAGATGCTAGTCCACGAAGCACAAAATATTGGCGTTGACTATTTCGATCGGGTAAAGCTGGATAGTTTTGTCGATGAGGACAACGCAGTAACACTGGGCGGCATAAGGGACGAGCAAACCCTCAGCTTTCGCGCCAACTTCGTGGTGGATGCTACTGGACCACGTGGCTTTCTTCATCGCGCATTGAATCTGTTAGAAAGTCCTTTACCGAACTATCCTTCTACGCAAGCGCTCTTTAGCCATTTTTCTAATGTAAAGCGACTCGACGATGCACCATCTTATGCAAATTCTGACTCCCCCCCCTATCCAATCGACGATGCGGCAGTGCATCATATCTTCGATGGTGGTTGGATATGGGTCCTTCAATTTAACAACGGAGTTACCAGCGCTGGAGTAGCTGCAACCGATAAAGCCTTCTCTCGTTTACAGCTCGCAAACAGGGAGCCAGCCTGGAAACGATTGATCGAATCCATACCTGTGCTTCGAGAGCAGTTTGCGAATGCAAAAGCGGAACGCCCATTTACTCATATAGAACGTCTTTCTTTTTTGAGTGAGACGATTCATGGGAAGAGATGGGTACTGCTTCCGTCCGCAGCAGGATTTATCGATCCACTACTCTCAACTGGTTTCCCCCTTACGCTACTCGGCGTTAGCAGATTGGGGAACATACTCAAACATGATTGGGACACACCGCGTTTTTACACCAGCCTTAAAAATTATGGCAATAAGACTAAAGAGGAAGTCCTTGCAACGTCCAGATTGATCTCTGGCCTGTACGCCAATATGAATAACTTTCCAGTGTTTGCCTCACTATCCATGCTTTACTTTGCAGCAGCCATTTTTTCAGAGACAGCGCGAAGGCTCAAGAAGCCGCATCTAGCTCCATCATTTCTACTTCACGATTATCCGCGCTTTGGCCCCAACTGCAGAAATCTACTTGAACGCTCGCTTCATTTAGAAACAAAGCAGGAATCAGATCGTTTGATTGAAGATATTTTACGTGCGGTAGAGCCAATTGATGTCGCTGGCCTCTGCAATCGCCAGCGACATAACTGGTACCCTGCCGACGCTGAAGACTTACTCAGATCTGCGCATAAAGTAGAGGCTACGCATGACGAAATCATGGATCTGCTTCGGAGTTGTGGCTTCTATCCATAG
- a CDS encoding CRTAC1 family protein produces MRLQFRLAYGPLLLALLLVSGCKQHQPAISSQNITQSTNRPAPVEPVQTKDAEPSSARPSGPVRFTDVTDQAGIYFRHNSGAFGKKYLPETMGSGVCVLDYDNDGWQDILFVNSMDWPGHTSTNSLPALYHNNGNGTFTDVTRHVGLAVKMYGLGCATADYDNDGFEDIYITALDGNHLFHNLGNGKFADVTAKAGVKNPGFATSAVWFDYDNDGKLDLFVLHYVDWSIATDQFCSIDGKDKSYCTPEAYKGQSATLYRNMGNGVFEDVTKKAGLYDPTAKSLGVALLDYDNDGWLDLFVTNDTQPNKLYHNNHNGTFTDTAFSAGVAFSDAGKARAGMGTDAADYDESGRQSLVIGNFTNESMSLYHNDGSGLFSDKATDSDIATASAKSLTFSTFFFDYDLDGWPDIFALNGHVTDDVSVTQPTLHYAESPLLFRNKGKGRFENVTDKVGSALRQTIVGRGAAYLDYDKDGDLDLVVTTSNGPAKLLRNDNGNQNDMLRIITIGTRSNRDGIGAKVTVKTSKGMRLFEMVKSGSSYLSQSEMPLTFGLGKPDPEKTVNLDIVWPSGKKESISNIKPNQFITLKEGSGVVSAEPIKLTQPQSELAPH; encoded by the coding sequence ATGAGATTACAATTTCGGCTTGCTTATGGTCCTTTGTTGCTTGCCCTTCTCCTGGTTTCAGGTTGCAAGCAACATCAGCCTGCTATTTCGTCGCAAAATATTACCCAATCAACGAACCGGCCCGCACCAGTTGAGCCAGTTCAAACGAAAGATGCCGAACCCTCTTCAGCGCGTCCCTCAGGACCTGTTCGATTTACTGACGTGACCGATCAGGCTGGGATTTATTTCCGGCATAATAGCGGAGCTTTTGGGAAGAAGTACCTTCCAGAGACGATGGGAAGTGGAGTTTGCGTTCTGGATTACGACAATGATGGCTGGCAGGACATCTTGTTTGTCAATTCCATGGACTGGCCAGGGCACACATCAACTAACTCCTTGCCTGCGCTCTACCACAATAATGGCAATGGAACATTTACCGATGTGACGCGCCATGTCGGACTTGCCGTGAAGATGTACGGGCTCGGCTGCGCTACCGCCGATTATGATAACGACGGGTTCGAGGACATCTACATTACGGCTCTCGATGGGAATCATCTCTTTCATAATCTGGGCAATGGGAAGTTTGCCGATGTGACGGCCAAGGCAGGCGTGAAAAATCCGGGCTTTGCCACAAGTGCGGTATGGTTTGACTACGATAATGATGGCAAGCTCGATCTCTTCGTCTTGCACTATGTGGACTGGTCTATTGCAACGGACCAATTCTGTTCGATTGATGGAAAGGATAAATCGTACTGCACTCCCGAAGCCTATAAGGGGCAAAGCGCAACGCTTTATCGCAACATGGGAAATGGCGTATTCGAAGATGTAACGAAAAAGGCTGGCCTGTATGATCCCACTGCGAAGTCGCTTGGGGTCGCGTTGCTGGACTACGACAATGATGGCTGGCTTGATCTATTCGTGACGAATGATACGCAGCCTAACAAGCTTTATCACAACAATCACAACGGAACCTTCACAGACACAGCGTTTTCAGCAGGAGTCGCCTTCAGTGATGCGGGCAAAGCGCGCGCGGGGATGGGAACAGACGCTGCTGATTATGATGAATCTGGGCGGCAGAGCCTTGTTATTGGAAATTTTACGAATGAGAGTATGTCGCTCTATCATAACGACGGTTCCGGACTATTTTCCGATAAGGCGACAGACTCCGATATCGCAACGGCATCTGCAAAATCATTAACGTTCAGCACTTTCTTCTTTGATTATGATTTGGATGGCTGGCCGGACATCTTTGCCCTCAATGGCCATGTGACCGACGATGTCAGCGTGACACAGCCCACACTACATTATGCTGAGTCACCGTTGCTCTTTAGAAATAAAGGCAAAGGGCGTTTTGAAAACGTCACCGACAAGGTTGGTTCTGCTTTGCGCCAGACAATTGTGGGGCGCGGTGCCGCATACCTTGACTATGACAAGGATGGGGATCTTGACCTGGTTGTTACCACAAGCAATGGTCCGGCAAAGCTTTTGCGAAATGACAATGGCAATCAGAATGACATGTTGCGGATCATAACAATTGGTACCCGATCAAATCGAGATGGTATCGGTGCGAAGGTTACAGTCAAAACAAGTAAAGGGATGCGTCTTTTTGAAATGGTTAAATCTGGGTCCAGTTATCTTTCGCAGAGCGAGATGCCATTGACATTTGGATTAGGCAAGCCAGATCCCGAGAAGACGGTCAACCTTGATATCGTCTGGCCTTCAGGGAAGAAAGAATCTATTTCAAACATCAAACCAAACCAATTTATAACTCTAAAAGAGGGAAGCGGAGTGGTTTCTGCAGAGCCGATAAAATTGACCCAACCACAGTCGGAGCTTGCACCGCACTAA
- a CDS encoding radical SAM protein has protein sequence MSSYPASGVERDKWILARRPAREDLDPRRPHAYLVEEEYSAAQEVVPVATIFLTNRECPWRCLMCDLWRNTLTEKLPVGAIPQQIDYALAQLPPARQIKLYNSGSFFDPGAIPIEDYPAIAARANVFDRTIVESHPSLINQTCLKFRDLLSNRLEVAMGLETAHPEILARLNKRITLNQFSEASQYLRSNEINLRVFILVQPPFMKAHEALYWAERSLDFAFDCGATAATLIPTRAGNGAMEALTQLGEFSPPQLDVVESAISYGLNLRRGRVFVDLWDLHSASDKCSCYPLRIERLRQMNLRQSVSDMIDCTHCKGNS, from the coding sequence ATGTCCTCCTATCCAGCTAGCGGCGTCGAGCGAGATAAATGGATTCTCGCTCGACGCCCGGCGCGCGAAGATCTGGATCCCCGGCGTCCTCACGCATACCTGGTGGAAGAGGAATATTCCGCGGCACAAGAAGTGGTGCCAGTAGCCACTATATTTCTAACCAACCGCGAATGTCCCTGGCGATGTCTGATGTGTGACCTCTGGCGCAATACTTTGACGGAGAAACTTCCGGTAGGCGCTATCCCGCAACAGATTGACTATGCCTTGGCGCAATTGCCGCCCGCACGCCAAATCAAGCTTTACAACAGTGGTAGCTTCTTCGACCCTGGAGCTATTCCTATCGAAGACTATCCGGCCATTGCAGCACGCGCAAATGTATTTGACCGGACAATTGTAGAAAGCCACCCATCGCTCATCAACCAAACTTGTCTCAAGTTTCGTGATCTGCTTTCCAACAGGCTGGAAGTCGCTATGGGACTTGAAACAGCTCATCCGGAAATCCTGGCCCGACTGAATAAGCGCATAACCCTAAATCAGTTTTCAGAGGCATCTCAGTATTTACGATCCAATGAAATAAACCTTCGCGTATTTATTCTCGTCCAACCTCCTTTCATGAAAGCGCACGAGGCACTCTACTGGGCGGAACGCTCTTTGGACTTTGCTTTTGATTGTGGGGCAACTGCGGCAACACTGATCCCAACTCGGGCTGGAAATGGCGCGATGGAAGCATTGACGCAGTTAGGCGAATTTTCTCCACCGCAGCTAGATGTAGTGGAATCCGCGATAAGTTATGGCTTGAACCTCAGGCGCGGGCGTGTCTTTGTTGATCTATGGGATTTACATTCTGCTTCGGACAAATGCTCATGCTACCCATTGCGCATCGAGCGACTGAGGCAGATGAACCTTCGCCAATCAGTGTCGGATATGATCGATTGCACACACTGCAAGGGGAACAGTTGA
- a CDS encoding CRTAC1 family protein codes for MKRVPIARILVSIFFVALLLTPAVLRRLSGRQASARMKFDTKSALANHGFYLTEVSHAAGIDFVHQGPKLDSKLASIMPEVASMGASVSIVDFDRDGWPDIYVTNSAEGSKNHLYRNMHDGTFKDVAEQMGIADVNQVGTGVSMGAVWGDYDNDGYEDLYLIKWGRPELFHNDQGHGFTRVSEKAGLPPWINANTAVWFDYDGDGLLDLFVGGYYPEDVDLWHLKSTRMMPNSFEYANNGGRKYLFHNLGNGKFEEISAKVGINSRRWALAAAAADLRGTGHPDLFVANDYGVSELYLNDGKRFHEAGEQTGVGFAPKSGMNVAFGDIFNQGRYAVYVSNISEDGVLIQGNNLWVPKEGTSGNGTQFENLARDIGVELGGWSFGAQFGDLNNDGTLDLYLTNGYVSLDRKKSYWYDFTKISGGNSTIIGDAKNWPAMDGRSLSGYQQKHVWLNDGAGKFVDVAQAVGVTDTYDGRSIALADLWNRGVLDVVVANQRGPLLVYKNTVAPGEDWVEFQLEGTKSNRSAIGAQVTLSWNGQEQIQEVSGGSGFAAQNDRRLHFGLGKNARIEKAVIRWPSGRVQTLRNLVSDKLYKIEESE; via the coding sequence ATGAAACGAGTTCCTATTGCGCGGATTCTAGTCAGTATTTTCTTTGTGGCATTGCTGCTGACGCCTGCGGTTCTCAGAAGACTGTCCGGAAGGCAAGCCTCTGCCCGGATGAAGTTTGATACGAAATCTGCGCTGGCGAACCACGGGTTTTATCTCACGGAGGTCTCGCATGCGGCTGGCATCGATTTTGTTCATCAGGGACCTAAACTCGATTCAAAACTTGCGTCCATTATGCCCGAGGTCGCGTCCATGGGTGCCTCCGTCTCCATCGTCGATTTCGATCGCGATGGCTGGCCCGATATCTATGTGACGAACAGTGCGGAAGGCAGCAAGAATCATCTGTACCGGAACATGCATGACGGCACCTTCAAAGACGTCGCGGAACAGATGGGCATTGCCGATGTCAACCAGGTTGGTACAGGCGTTTCCATGGGAGCGGTCTGGGGCGACTACGACAACGATGGCTATGAAGATCTCTATCTGATTAAGTGGGGCCGTCCTGAGCTGTTTCATAACGACCAGGGTCACGGCTTCACCCGCGTAAGCGAAAAGGCAGGTTTGCCGCCATGGATCAACGCGAATACTGCTGTCTGGTTCGACTATGACGGAGACGGTTTACTCGACCTGTTTGTTGGTGGTTACTATCCGGAAGATGTCGACCTATGGCATTTGAAGTCGACCAGGATGATGCCGAATAGCTTTGAGTACGCCAACAATGGTGGACGAAAGTATCTCTTTCATAACCTCGGAAATGGGAAGTTCGAAGAAATCAGCGCAAAGGTAGGAATCAATAGTCGCCGTTGGGCTTTAGCGGCAGCCGCTGCCGATTTGCGTGGAACCGGCCATCCCGATCTTTTTGTCGCGAATGACTATGGAGTGTCAGAGCTTTATCTCAACGACGGCAAGCGTTTTCACGAGGCTGGCGAGCAGACGGGAGTAGGCTTTGCGCCGAAGAGTGGCATGAATGTAGCCTTTGGCGACATCTTCAACCAGGGAAGATACGCCGTGTACGTCTCCAACATCTCAGAGGACGGTGTTCTAATTCAGGGAAATAATCTCTGGGTGCCCAAAGAAGGTACGAGCGGAAATGGCACCCAGTTTGAAAACCTTGCCCGCGATATAGGTGTTGAACTTGGTGGATGGAGTTTCGGAGCACAGTTCGGAGATTTGAATAACGATGGAACGCTCGATCTCTACCTTACCAATGGCTACGTGTCGCTCGACCGCAAAAAAAGTTATTGGTATGACTTCACAAAGATCTCCGGCGGAAACTCGACGATTATTGGAGACGCCAAAAATTGGCCTGCGATGGATGGAAGGAGTTTGTCCGGTTACCAGCAGAAGCATGTTTGGCTCAATGATGGTGCGGGGAAATTTGTCGATGTAGCACAGGCAGTCGGGGTAACGGACACCTACGATGGGCGATCTATCGCGCTTGCCGATCTATGGAATCGCGGCGTACTGGATGTTGTTGTCGCAAATCAACGAGGGCCGCTGCTTGTCTACAAGAACACCGTAGCGCCGGGAGAAGATTGGGTTGAATTTCAATTAGAAGGGACAAAGAGCAATCGCAGCGCGATCGGCGCGCAGGTTACTTTGTCATGGAACGGCCAGGAACAGATTCAGGAGGTTTCGGGAGGTAGTGGCTTTGCCGCGCAAAATGATCGGCGTCTGCACTTTGGATTAGGCAAGAATGCGCGCATCGAGAAAGCAGTTATTCGCTGGCCCTCCGGGAGAGTACAAACTCTTCGTAACCTTGTATCTGACAAACTGTATAAGATCGAGGAATCGGAATGA